Below is a genomic region from Belonocnema kinseyi isolate 2016_QV_RU_SX_M_011 chromosome 4, B_treatae_v1, whole genome shotgun sequence.
gttattcTGCACTGGTGCACTCTGATCTGCACCGAAGCAGGTTGGAGTGAGAAGAAAGAACTAAGAaggagcgatcggagtgctcttggagtacaccagtgcaggataaacgaatgcgctatgaatcattttttttaaatcagaaaaattataagaatattttttcacacaGAGGAACAAACTGTCATGATACGATATCAGTCATTAAAAGAAAGATATTCTATAACAAATTCGTACTCATTATCGTATATTTGTCTAATATACACTCAAATATAAAATGCTCCaacttcattttaatttaaactccCAGCCCCGTACAATTCACTGTATAAAGTCTATCTATATTTTAACAATCCTTTgcacatatttgtttatttatagacTTGGGAGCtgtcttttttgtataaagaCCTGTAACGCTATATCACATTGGATTCTTTCAACTGCTGAAATTTCGTTCTAAATTATAGCGAATGAGCAGCTCAACTGTTAAAGATATCTTTAGTTATATTTCTGAGTGCCCAAATGGCTCAAAAGTAGTGATATGCCCATTTATATCCAGCGTcaggaatttcttaaaatccttggaCACGCAGATCTTAGCAATACCGCATGACAACGGAATTAAAGCCAATAAACCTGACTGATTGCGTTTCGGTGCTTTAGACTGCCAAAATTCAGTCGAGGCCGTCTTTTCAGCTGTTCGGTTACCACtatttgacaaactttctttGTCAGTGACATTGGCAAAGTTTGTTAGAGTACTTAACTGGCTTCCGTTGCTCTGATTAGTCTTAATTCTAAAACTTGATTGTGGACTAGGACTTTGACTGCGACCCATTCGGCTTCTTCTTCTGTTAACACTATCAGTAACAGGTGATACGTTCCACCAAATAAGATCATCTGTATTTACCGATAACAAAATCGGCACCTTGATTGCAGCCGGAGCCCAGTGCAACTCGCAAACTGGATTACAGTGAAAAGAAagcttttgaatttcttttctcTCTGCAAGATCCAAAATCTGTAAAATCAGAagtgatatttttaacattattttcatcATAGTTAATAAGCAAATAAATTAGAAAACTGACTGAAATTTCGCCATCTTGGAAGCCGATTGCTAAGTACTGCTCATCCTCCGAAAACTCATAGCATGTGACATTTGCTTCAAAACTATAATGTTCGTGAAAATCGACAGATACTAATGCTGGTTTtacttcgtaattttttattttcttatagagCACCAACTCTTTACGATTTTTATTCAGGATGGCTAAATACGTTCTTCCGGGACTTAAAGTGCTGCTAATTGCAGTctcattttcagaattaaaattttgtatatttaaaagtttccagTCATAGTTAAAAACAGCCCAGCATTtgatcacaaaatttttttcgactgtgataatttgatttttatccaTCTCGTAAATTGAAAGCACATCTCCAGTATCTTTTACTACGTAGGATGCTTTTTGCTCCAGATAAATCTGCAACAATTAAATCGTaagaattattttcgtttttatttgtattacaaattttaaattaaaaaaaacgcacCCTCAAACTGTTGCTATTATTCTGATAGATGAGAGCAACACCAGTTTCTAGATTGGTAACAATCTTGATAAAGTTTGAAACGGTTTCAAGAGTATCGATGCGGTTGGAAATTCTCCTTTGGATATCAAAATGGAAAATCTCTTGTCTTTTTTTTGCATTGATATGATCGTAAATTAGGTTTTTGCCATCTTCACTCAATATCATGGTAGTAACTAATCCTTCAGCTAAAACAACttcagacatttttttccaaaaatctcttTTTCCTCGAAAGATATCAATTTTGTGTTGAGCTGTTCGTTTAACCACAATGTCATCTTCACCCAAGGGTTTCATTATCGCATTGAACAAtggtttactaaaaaaaaattgaccaaatttaGTAAAAACTAAGTGGTGCCTTTTCTGATATTCCTCTAATGTTATAAATTCTTACATCAAAGGTTTggaatcttgaattttattcagTTCCCACTTATAAATCAGTCCGTTTTGGCTTCCAAAaaactgaaacaaaaagaattacaGTTTTCAAACAGTGATTTATCGTAAaataaatacgtgaaaataaGGGGAAGGTGCACACAGCGAGTCAGAAAAATCTAAACTTTGGGTAGTTTAAACTGGAAAGAAAAATAAGTGTTTGATTAATAACTTAAGAGTAGTGAGCTTCAAGTTCCGCTTTATCATTTCTTGAATATCATTCATAATAGATCATTTTTCTGTGACGAATTGGAAACGTATGATGCTTNNNNNNNNNNNNNNNNNNNNNNNNNNNNNNNNNNNNNNNNNNNNNNNNNNNNNNNNNNNNNNNNNNNNNNNNNNNNNNNNNNNNNNNNNNNNNNNNNNNNtgtcaagaattctcaaacaaaaaaatttaatacgatAAGCATATGAATATATCTTTTCTAAAATACATCAATGCAACTATTACATTCGTAGATATTAAGTGCTCATATTCATAACGCAGTTGatctaataattttgtagatattcCTTCTGACTCCCTGTGCAAGTCGAATAACTGTGAATAACTTTTCGCTATATACCCGGTGATGTCCCTGGTCCTTTATCCAGTGCGTATCCAAACTTGTGACCGTTCCTTTGAAAAAAGCCACAGGTTCAAAAGAAGCATACACTCTCCAAACATTAATCCACCCATCAGATTTCGCTATAATTAAGTTTTGTCCGTCATGAGTTAAAGCTGCGCCAACGAAAACCGCATCTGGTTCATTGATACCAGTTATTGTTCGCtttatgaaattaagaatctGATGATGTTTTGCTTCTTGAAGCCACCTAACATGCACTGCCTTATTTTGAGAAACAAAAATGAGACTGTTTTTTTCATTAGGCAATCCtcccaagaatattattttcatctTCTCTCCCTCTTTCAGAGTCGATGGATTGTATAATGTTTTGTATTCAAACTTGTTGTTTCCATATTGATAGACAACGAGTAGGCATAACTTTTCATCCATGACATGCAAAAGGAGATTTTGATAAAGGTCTGTTGTAAATGTCATCTTACTAAAACAGTTATTGCTCATTTTGATTGTTTGCAACTTGTCTCCACTCTTATTCCACACCTGTATAGTCCCTTTTGGAGTACAACCGACGATGAATTTATCATCTGGAGAGAAAGAGATATCTGCAAGAAGATCATTCTCAATAACAAAAGTCTGGCAACTGTCATCCTCGTTTCTAAAAAATCCAgtccaaaatttttgtttctctcTTGGATTTAGATTGTTATTTCCATTATCGGACATTTCCTGACCATTGAGAAAAAAGAGCTTCGCTTTTCCCTCGTCACTTAATGCCAGAAAACATTTTGCTTCGTGTGCCAAAATCAGTTTTGTAATTATCTTCTCGTGAAATCCGGAAAAATATTGAGATTTTAGGGTATCAACATTCTTAAGATGAATTCCGCCATCTGCTGTGGCTACCAGAAGAGAATTGGTCTCTTTAGTGATACAAATTGCGGAGATGTCTTTATTGAAGGAAGCAATGGTCGATTCGGTAGATGTTGATGTAACACCATCATTTTCCACATTCTTGATGGCAGATATGTAGAGACTGGTAGACCTTTTCTTTGCTAATTTTCTAGCTTGATGCATCCAAAATACATCCTTTGTTTGGTAAAATACGACCTGAACCACATCAAGGCAGTTTCGAATCTGATGTTGCGTTATAATTTTCCTCTGGTCTTTAAGAAATGATATTAAGTTATCTAATTTAATTTCTCTAGAATTACGAATGATGTGCTTCTCGTATATTTGTATGTccttaagtaagtcacttaaccCTGCGTTTACAATTTTTGCTTGGatgaattccaaatttaaatacaCCTCAAACAGCTCGTACAACTGAGCTTGCTCCAGATGATGACCAATATATGTATAACTGTAATTATCGTCGGGCAGCTTCGCGAAATCATTCTTGCAAACTTCCCGATATTTTTGGATAAGTAATCGATgcagtttctttaatttcttcggACGTAGTTTAAATTTTAGGTGAGATAGTACGGTTTCATTTATTATATAAACGTAGGTCTTCAGTTTTTCCTGCCATTTTCGTACAGCCAAACCTTTTTGACAGAAAACAATCATCTTTTCATCCACCTCCAGATGGTTTAATCCCCACAGGTGTCCCAATGTCTGCACACAATACAAGCAACATAGTATCAAAATGAtatcgattttgaaaaaaaaattattttgaaattaaaaataccttGGAGGG
It encodes:
- the LOC117170825 gene encoding apoptotic protease-activating factor 1-like, whose product is MSTSDDIGLHSNENPPLPVNRNKKICHYFYTQDQSLALLAKALDIPTDRLPSEAKQIHNQCKGMPLLISKFATEFETLKEQLINSEERWQHYQKKRLIEKIAKFLDTSIKELDPDLQNKFYKLAIFDTDVNIPSKTLGHLWGLNHLEVDEKMIVFCQKGLAVRKWQEKLKTYVYIINETVLSHLKFKLRPKKLKKLHRLLIQKYREVCKNDFAKLPDDNYSYTYIGHHLEQAQLYELFEVYLNLEFIQAKIVNAGLSDLLKDIQIYEKHIIRNSREIKLDNLISFLKDQRKIITQHQIRNCLDVVQVVFYQTKDVFWMHQARKLAKKRSTSLYISAIKNVENDGVTSTSTESTIASFNKDISAICITKETNSLLVATADGGIHLKNVDTLKSQYFSGFHEKIITKLILAHEAKCFLALSDEGKAKLFFLNGQEMSDNGNNNLNPREKQKFWTGFFRNEDDSCQTFVIENDLLADISFSPDDKFIVGCTPKGTIQVWNKSGDKLQTIKMSNNCFSKMTFTTDLYQNLLLHVMDEKLCLLVVYQYGNNKFEYKTLYNPSTLKEGEKMKIIFLGGLPNEKNSLIFVSQNKAVHVRWLQEAKHHQILNFIKRTITGINEPDAVFVGAALTHDGQNLIIAKSDGWINVWRVYASFEPVAFFKGTVTSLDTHWIKDQGHHRFFGSQNGLIYKWELNKIQDSKPLIKPLFNAIMKPLGEDDIVVKRTAQHKIDIFRGKRDFWKKMSEVVLAEGLVTTMILSEDGKNLIYDHINAKKRQEIFHFDIQRRISNRIDTLETVSNFIKIVTNLETGVALIYQNNSNNLSGAKSILRSKRYWRCAFNLRDG